A window of Natrinema salifodinae contains these coding sequences:
- a CDS encoding type II glyceraldehyde-3-phosphate dehydrogenase, translating into MQQVAINGYGTIGKRVADAVRQQPDMEVLGVAKTRPNFEAETAIDKGFPLYAAVEDRADQFDEAGLDIAGPVEDLVAEADVVVDATPSGIGAQNKALYEEYDTPALYQGGEDAAVADVSFNARANFENAVDADHVRVVSCNTTGLSRVIAPLREAYGVEKVRATLVRRGGDPSQTSRGPINDILPNPVTIPSHHGPDVETIFDDLDIDTLGMKVPATLMHMHSLNVTLEEEVDAAEVRELFADESRLFLIPERMNIDGSGKLKEYAHDAGRPRGDLWENCIWEESISTVGDDLYLFQGIHQESDVVPENVDAIRAVTGAADAEESIRTTDETLGIGL; encoded by the coding sequence ATGCAACAGGTCGCCATCAACGGCTACGGCACGATCGGCAAGCGCGTCGCGGACGCCGTCCGGCAACAGCCCGACATGGAAGTGCTGGGCGTCGCGAAGACGCGCCCGAATTTCGAGGCCGAGACCGCGATCGACAAGGGATTCCCGCTCTACGCGGCCGTCGAGGACCGGGCCGATCAGTTCGACGAGGCGGGCCTCGACATCGCGGGTCCCGTCGAGGACCTGGTGGCCGAAGCCGACGTCGTCGTCGACGCCACGCCCTCAGGGATCGGCGCCCAGAACAAGGCGCTCTACGAGGAGTACGACACGCCGGCGCTCTACCAGGGCGGCGAAGACGCCGCGGTCGCCGACGTGAGCTTCAACGCGCGCGCGAACTTCGAGAACGCCGTCGACGCCGACCACGTCCGCGTCGTCTCCTGTAACACGACGGGCCTCTCCCGGGTCATCGCGCCGCTCCGGGAGGCCTACGGCGTCGAGAAGGTCCGCGCGACGCTGGTCCGCCGCGGCGGCGACCCCAGCCAGACCTCGCGGGGCCCGATCAACGACATCCTCCCGAACCCGGTCACCATCCCCTCTCACCACGGGCCCGACGTCGAGACCATCTTCGATGATCTCGACATCGACACGCTCGGGATGAAGGTGCCGGCGACGCTGATGCACATGCACAGCCTGAACGTCACCTTGGAGGAGGAAGTCGACGCGGCCGAGGTCCGCGAGCTGTTCGCCGACGAGTCGCGCCTATTCCTGATCCCCGAGCGGATGAACATCGACGGCAGCGGCAAGCTCAAGGAGTACGCCCACGACGCGGGCCGCCCGCGGGGCGACCTCTGGGAGAACTGCATCTGGGAGGAATCCATCTCGACCGTCGGCGACGACCTCTACCTCTTCCAGGGGATCCACCAGGAATCGGACGTTGTGCCGGAGAACGTCGACGCGATCCGCGCCGTGACCGGTGCCGCCGACGCCGAAGAGAGCATCCGGACGACCGACGAGACGCTCGGAATCGGACTCTGA
- a CDS encoding aminopeptidase, with product MDELRTAAETAVRQCLALEAGESCAIVTDDEREPIGEALYEVASEITDDAAIVRYPPGETHGGEPPAPVAAAMAGADVVLAPTTKSLSHTRARTEANEAGARVATLPGITEDVFTTGLDADYESIAAHCDDVRDRVAGADEVRVTTDAGTDITFGVGDREWLSDTGIVHESGTMSNLPAGEVFVSPATADGTFVVDGTMMPHGLLADGETLSFEVEDGLVTEISDDEIRAEVEDAAEEVGDAAYNLAELGIGTNVAVTDLVGSVLLDEKAAGTVHIAIGDDAGIGGDTEAPIHLDGIIREPTVYADGEQIALPTADDA from the coding sequence ATGGACGAACTTCGGACCGCAGCGGAGACGGCCGTCCGCCAGTGTCTGGCTCTCGAGGCCGGGGAATCGTGTGCGATCGTCACCGACGACGAACGCGAACCCATCGGGGAGGCGCTCTACGAGGTCGCGAGCGAGATCACCGACGACGCCGCGATCGTCCGGTACCCGCCTGGCGAGACCCACGGCGGGGAGCCGCCGGCGCCCGTCGCGGCCGCGATGGCCGGGGCCGACGTCGTGCTCGCGCCGACGACGAAGAGCCTGAGCCACACCCGCGCTCGGACCGAGGCCAACGAGGCCGGCGCGCGGGTCGCGACGCTCCCGGGGATCACCGAGGACGTCTTCACGACGGGGCTGGACGCCGACTACGAGTCGATCGCGGCCCACTGCGACGACGTCCGCGACCGGGTCGCCGGGGCCGACGAGGTCCGCGTCACGACCGACGCCGGGACCGACATCACGTTCGGCGTCGGCGACCGGGAGTGGCTCTCCGACACCGGGATCGTCCACGAGTCGGGGACGATGTCGAACCTCCCGGCCGGCGAGGTGTTCGTCAGCCCCGCGACCGCCGACGGCACCTTCGTCGTCGACGGGACGATGATGCCCCATGGGCTGCTCGCGGACGGCGAGACCCTCTCCTTCGAGGTCGAGGACGGCCTGGTCACCGAGATCTCGGACGACGAGATCCGCGCGGAGGTCGAGGATGCGGCCGAGGAGGTCGGCGACGCGGCCTACAACCTGGCGGAACTGGGCATTGGGACGAACGTCGCCGTCACCGACCTGGTCGGCTCGGTCCTGTTGGACGAGAAGGCCGCCGGCACCGTCCACATCGCGATCGGCGACGACGCGGGGATCGGCGGCGACACGGAGGCGCCGATCCACCTCGACGGGATCATCCGCGAACCGACCGTCTACGCCGACGGCGAGCAGATTGCGCTCCCGACGGCGGACGACGCCTGA
- a CDS encoding 50S ribosomal protein L16: MSDKPASMYREISKPAYTRRDYITGIPGSKIAQHKMGDLQANAEDYPIQISLVTEEEVQLRHGSLEASRLSANRHMLKNAGEGNYKMILRKFPHHVIRENKQATGAGADRVSDGMRQAFGKIVGTAARIDAGERIFTIWCDVDDAEFAKDALRRAYNKISPPCRVVVEKGEEKLIA, translated from the coding sequence ATGTCCGACAAACCAGCCTCCATGTACCGGGAGATCAGTAAGCCGGCGTACACCCGCCGCGATTACATTACCGGCATCCCGGGATCGAAGATCGCACAGCACAAGATGGGCGACCTGCAGGCTAACGCCGAGGATTACCCGATCCAGATCAGCCTCGTCACCGAGGAGGAGGTCCAGCTCCGCCACGGGAGCCTCGAGGCATCGCGTCTGTCGGCAAATCGCCACATGCTGAAAAACGCCGGTGAGGGCAACTACAAGATGATCCTGCGCAAGTTCCCCCACCACGTCATCCGGGAGAACAAGCAGGCGACCGGTGCCGGGGCAGACCGTGTCTCCGACGGGATGCGCCAGGCGTTCGGGAAGATCGTCGGCACCGCCGCCCGCATCGACGCCGGCGAGCGGATCTTCACCATCTGGTGTGACGTCGACGACGCCGAGTTCGCCAAGGACGCGCTGCGCCGCGCCTACAACAAGATCTCGCCGCCGTGTCGTGTCGTCGTCGAGAAGGGCGAAGAGAAGCTGATCGCGTAG
- a CDS encoding Hsp20/alpha crystallin family protein, with amino-acid sequence MRRDDRDEPFDDLFREIERMMNEMMSGADANVNFDSAGGVDNGFGMDTHVDIHETDNEIRVVADLPGVEKDNIELECDGKTLTISAESDHRQYDERVSLPTRVNEHTASATYNNGVLEVVFEPAEQSSGISLE; translated from the coding sequence ATGCGCCGAGACGACCGCGACGAACCCTTCGACGACCTGTTTCGCGAGATCGAGCGGATGATGAACGAGATGATGAGCGGTGCGGACGCCAACGTCAACTTCGACTCCGCCGGCGGCGTCGACAACGGGTTCGGCATGGACACCCACGTCGACATCCACGAGACCGACAACGAGATCCGCGTCGTCGCGGACCTCCCCGGCGTCGAGAAGGACAACATCGAACTCGAGTGTGACGGCAAGACGCTGACCATCTCCGCCGAGAGCGACCACCGCCAGTACGACGAGCGCGTCTCGCTGCCGACCCGCGTCAACGAACACACCGCGTCCGCGACCTACAACAACGGCGTCCTCGAGGTCGTCTTCGAGCCCGCCGAACAGTCATCGGGCATCAGCCTCGAGTAA
- a CDS encoding protein-L-isoaspartate O-methyltransferase family protein, translating into MDPAVLREDMVDGLESAPKEVLADEAVSVAMRDVPRHEFLDDERSAYADREHEALGTRVLAPSTVARLFQALALEDDDAVLIVGAGIGYTAAVAAEIVGETSVHAVDISRPLVIEARRNLAEAGYEGVLVDRRDGENGLPEYAPFDRILLEAAAVEPPRALLDQLAADGRLVFPRGTQRQRLAAVSPDGEIDRFDPVAFDPLLVEGEQSGAVERNRMTREDRERAQRRAESRRGWEQDWIEWDEAIDRQSQPRSRRRRSR; encoded by the coding sequence ATGGATCCCGCGGTGCTGCGAGAGGACATGGTCGACGGCCTCGAATCCGCACCCAAGGAGGTGCTCGCGGACGAGGCCGTCTCCGTCGCGATGCGCGACGTCCCTCGCCACGAATTCCTCGACGACGAGCGGTCGGCCTACGCGGACCGTGAACACGAGGCCCTCGGTACCCGCGTCCTCGCGCCGAGTACGGTCGCGCGGCTGTTCCAGGCGCTCGCGCTCGAGGACGACGACGCCGTGCTGATCGTCGGCGCCGGCATCGGCTACACGGCCGCCGTCGCGGCTGAAATCGTCGGCGAAACCAGCGTCCACGCCGTCGACATCTCCCGCCCGCTGGTCATCGAAGCGCGTCGAAACCTCGCCGAGGCGGGCTACGAGGGCGTCCTCGTCGACCGCCGCGACGGCGAGAACGGCCTCCCCGAGTACGCGCCCTTCGATCGCATTCTGCTCGAGGCCGCCGCCGTCGAACCGCCGCGCGCGCTGCTCGACCAGCTGGCCGCGGACGGTCGCCTGGTCTTCCCGCGTGGCACGCAGCGCCAGCGGCTCGCGGCCGTCTCGCCCGACGGCGAGATCGACCGGTTCGATCCGGTCGCGTTCGATCCGCTGCTGGTCGAGGGCGAACAGTCGGGGGCCGTCGAACGCAACCGGATGACGCGCGAGGATCGCGAACGCGCTCAGCGACGCGCCGAGTCTCGCCGCGGATGGGAACAGGACTGGATCGAGTGGGACGAAGCCATCGACCGGCAATCGCAGCCTCGATCCCGACGGCGCCGATCGCGATAG
- a CDS encoding HVO_0476 family zinc finger protein, which yields MSETPDRVPTPCPSCSPDLETVHEVLTVTEGGGTYTIRCSDCGHVHKVQPETEREVTIDVVVSQGGESFTANVTAPEDETVEVGDEFILETEEVLSTVRVTSVELDGQQRVEEAPADEIETVWSREVDNVAVNVTVHPQDGSRDDSRSITVHVPGDYEFEVGAVEEFGDDEFEIDAFVVRDDADGYRRDRFEMEGDTAFAKDLKRVYAYDETTSAWSAW from the coding sequence ATGAGCGAAACACCGGATCGGGTTCCGACGCCCTGTCCTTCGTGCTCGCCGGACCTCGAGACGGTCCACGAGGTTCTCACGGTCACGGAAGGCGGCGGTACCTACACCATTCGATGCAGCGACTGCGGCCACGTCCACAAAGTACAGCCCGAGACCGAACGCGAGGTCACCATCGACGTCGTCGTCTCCCAGGGCGGCGAGTCCTTCACGGCGAACGTCACCGCGCCCGAGGACGAGACCGTCGAGGTCGGCGACGAGTTCATCTTGGAGACCGAGGAGGTCCTCTCGACGGTCCGCGTGACCAGCGTCGAACTCGACGGACAGCAGCGCGTCGAGGAGGCGCCGGCGGACGAGATCGAGACCGTCTGGAGTCGCGAGGTCGACAACGTCGCGGTCAACGTCACCGTCCACCCCCAGGACGGCTCCCGAGACGACAGCCGGAGCATCACCGTCCACGTCCCCGGCGACTACGAGTTCGAGGTCGGCGCGGTCGAGGAGTTCGGCGACGACGAGTTCGAGATCGACGCCTTCGTCGTCCGCGACGACGCCGACGGCTACCGGCGAGACCGCTTCGAAATGGAGGGCGACACCGCCTTCGCGAAGGACCTCAAGCGCGTCTACGCCTACGACGAGACGACCAGCGCCTGGTCGGCCTGGTAA
- a CDS encoding ATP-grasp domain-containing protein: MINLAVANDQETFQRMREPLAERGIQVHHVPPSERVVPLGADAPWSPDEYDVGFVYPGRLMEGGVADALLEIPWLNDHETVLTSRNKAEVLARLGRADLPVPKSVYVSNDVSEAELADVFDRFEPPVVVKPNSTTRGVGVAKVHDLDSFLGVCDYLSLVHDYKATGDRSFLVQEYLPNAVDYRVMVLEGEYVGAVERRLPDDAVADGQWKHNVHRGAEATGVDLPEPWRELAEAVAAELDIPFVGVDLLETGEKLVINETNARPTIDEETKYESDFYDRLAAAIRGAAERDG; this comes from the coding sequence ATGATCAATCTCGCCGTCGCGAACGATCAGGAGACGTTCCAGCGGATGCGAGAGCCGCTGGCCGAACGGGGGATACAGGTCCATCACGTGCCGCCGAGCGAACGCGTGGTGCCGCTGGGGGCGGACGCGCCGTGGTCGCCCGACGAGTACGACGTCGGCTTCGTTTACCCGGGGCGGCTCATGGAGGGCGGGGTCGCCGACGCCCTGCTCGAGATCCCGTGGCTTAACGATCACGAGACGGTATTGACCTCGCGGAACAAGGCCGAGGTACTAGCGCGACTCGGTCGGGCCGATTTGCCGGTGCCGAAGTCGGTCTACGTTTCGAACGACGTTTCCGAGGCCGAACTGGCCGACGTCTTCGATCGCTTCGAGCCGCCGGTCGTGGTCAAACCGAACTCGACGACGCGGGGCGTCGGCGTCGCGAAGGTCCACGACTTGGACTCGTTTCTGGGCGTTTGCGACTACCTCTCGCTGGTTCACGACTACAAGGCGACCGGCGATCGATCCTTCCTCGTGCAGGAGTACCTCCCGAACGCCGTCGACTACCGCGTGATGGTACTCGAGGGCGAGTACGTCGGCGCGGTCGAACGCCGACTCCCCGACGACGCGGTCGCCGACGGGCAGTGGAAGCACAACGTCCACCGCGGTGCCGAAGCGACCGGCGTCGACCTCCCGGAGCCCTGGCGCGAACTCGCCGAAGCGGTCGCTGCCGAACTCGATATCCCGTTCGTCGGCGTCGATCTCCTCGAGACGGGCGAGAAACTGGTGATAAACGAGACGAACGCCAGGCCGACGATCGACGAGGAGACGAAGTACGAATCGGACTTTTACGATCGGCTCGCGGCGGCGATACGGGGGGCCGCGGAGCGGGACGGATAA
- a CDS encoding LURP-one-related/scramblase family protein, with the protein MSDTRSYDIDGIELTDDRYTVEQGLIRNKYRALDADGDVVLRGKQKLFKMREEFPFTDAEGDEVFTVTAGGIIDVAGNYVLSDARTGEDLVILDNDYSILQDTWKIRDADTEAKLAEINSWGALVTVARNVVPFGGWIPHKYEITDPNGAHVGSIDGQFSLRDRYEITIDDASSVPKEPVVAAAMVIDAIQGN; encoded by the coding sequence ATGAGCGACACTCGTTCGTACGATATCGACGGGATCGAACTCACGGACGACCGGTATACGGTCGAACAGGGCCTGATTCGGAACAAGTACCGGGCACTCGATGCCGACGGGGACGTCGTCCTCCGGGGGAAACAGAAACTGTTCAAGATGAGAGAGGAGTTCCCCTTCACCGACGCCGAGGGCGACGAGGTGTTCACGGTGACAGCCGGCGGGATCATCGACGTCGCAGGGAACTACGTGCTGTCCGACGCCCGGACCGGTGAGGACCTCGTGATTCTGGACAACGATTACTCGATCCTTCAGGACACCTGGAAGATCCGCGACGCCGACACCGAAGCGAAACTGGCCGAGATCAACTCCTGGGGCGCGCTGGTGACGGTGGCACGGAACGTCGTTCCGTTCGGCGGCTGGATCCCGCACAAGTACGAGATCACGGACCCGAACGGCGCACACGTCGGTTCCATCGACGGGCAGTTCTCGCTGCGGGACCGCTACGAGATCACCATCGACGACGCCAGTTCCGTCCCGAAAGAGCCCGTCGTGGCCGCGGCGATGGTGATCGACGCGATCCAGGGAAACTAG
- a CDS encoding protein-L-isoaspartate(D-aspartate) O-methyltransferase, with amino-acid sequence MFDINRSDDHDSDYEAARRRMVETVAPRVDDERVLEALESVPRHEFVPPDRRDSAYADRPLPIGDGQTISAPHMVAIMADLLEPDSGDEVLEIGTGCGYHAAVTAELVGDENVSTVEYSGRLAGQARDQLAEIGYDEIAVRVGDGREGWPDRAPYDAAYFTCAAAEFPDSVVGQVRTGGQLLAPIGAGHQTLVEATKRADGSLERRTHGGVRFVRMRG; translated from the coding sequence ATGTTCGATATCAATCGCTCCGACGATCACGATTCCGACTACGAGGCCGCCAGGCGACGGATGGTCGAGACCGTCGCGCCGCGCGTGGACGACGAGCGCGTGCTCGAGGCGCTCGAGTCGGTGCCGCGCCACGAGTTCGTCCCGCCGGACCGCCGGGACAGCGCCTACGCCGATCGGCCGCTCCCGATCGGAGACGGCCAGACGATCAGCGCCCCGCACATGGTCGCGATCATGGCCGATCTGCTCGAGCCGGATTCCGGCGACGAGGTCCTCGAGATCGGCACCGGCTGCGGCTATCACGCGGCCGTCACGGCCGAGTTAGTCGGCGACGAAAACGTCTCCACCGTCGAGTACAGCGGGAGGCTCGCCGGCCAGGCGCGCGATCAGCTCGCGGAAATCGGCTACGACGAGATTGCGGTTCGCGTCGGCGACGGCCGCGAGGGCTGGCCCGACCGTGCGCCCTACGACGCCGCCTACTTCACCTGCGCCGCGGCCGAGTTCCCCGATTCGGTCGTCGGTCAGGTCCGGACCGGCGGGCAGTTGCTCGCACCGATCGGAGCCGGTCACCAGACGCTCGTCGAGGCCACGAAACGGGCGGACGGCTCGCTCGAACGGCGCACGCACGGCGGCGTCCGGTTCGTTCGGATGCGCGGGTGA
- a CDS encoding bacterio-opsin activator domain-containing protein, translating to MTQSIIVLVVDNEPGVADLAGEMLERERDSIVAVSATDGREALSVHERRDVDCIVSDYEMPEMTGLELLEQVREDDPDLPFILFTGRGSEEIASEAIAAGVTQYLQKGSGKEQYALLANQITNAVTQYRTESELRESERRYERILTALHETTRDLMRAETKDEIYRAATETADDILDVTVAASYAFEPTAGVLEHAASVQRAPDRADPRLTFERGDGLVWGVFSEGDSAYYEDVTCGNGLDAAETLSRSELIVPLGTHGVLLTGTEAVDGFDETMIELVHILAANTEAALDRAEREQLLRDHDRTLTRKNEELTRLNHTNEIVREINHGIAQASTRAEIEETVCDRLAETDRYRFAWIAASDDEPPAPTAWAGIDAAYIDGIRDDGDCAPEIGLVRDTLESAEIRLVRNVLEDARWTTRRKEALTYGFQTVLGVPLVADDRRYGVLVVHITGTDSVGERERDVVAELGETIGHAIRSVERTRAMVTDSRLELELAVEDSRLLFNRLSGRIPDAAPITLEGVVDRGEAGIVLFVRAPETAALTSLATEWASIESLSVISEGEEEALFELTVTATSFLDVLRTYDVQVRMATAENGTSTVVLEVPQGVETRSLIDAIREEYPETDLVAKRETTHTRTARQLDTYLAERLTDKQFEAMQAAHYSGFFEWPRESTGEDLADALDVSPPTYHYHLRAAERKLVGLAFEGGSKE from the coding sequence ATGACACAGTCGATTATCGTACTCGTCGTCGATAACGAACCGGGCGTTGCGGATCTCGCCGGAGAGATGCTTGAGCGCGAGCGCGACTCGATCGTCGCCGTTTCGGCGACGGATGGCCGAGAAGCGCTATCGGTTCACGAGCGTCGCGACGTCGACTGTATCGTCAGCGATTACGAGATGCCGGAGATGACGGGCTTGGAGCTGTTAGAGCAGGTTCGCGAAGACGATCCCGATCTCCCCTTCATTCTCTTTACGGGACGCGGGTCGGAAGAGATCGCCAGCGAGGCGATCGCGGCGGGCGTGACCCAGTATCTCCAGAAGGGGTCTGGGAAGGAGCAGTACGCGCTCTTGGCGAATCAGATCACGAACGCCGTCACCCAGTATCGAACAGAATCGGAGCTTCGGGAGAGCGAGCGCCGCTACGAGCGAATACTGACGGCGTTACACGAGACGACGCGAGACCTGATGCGCGCCGAGACGAAAGACGAAATCTATCGCGCTGCGACCGAGACGGCGGACGACATCCTCGACGTGACGGTCGCCGCGTCCTACGCGTTCGAGCCAACAGCCGGGGTCCTCGAACACGCGGCCTCGGTACAGCGAGCGCCCGATCGTGCCGATCCGAGGCTGACGTTCGAGCGGGGCGACGGCCTGGTCTGGGGTGTGTTTTCGGAGGGAGACAGCGCCTACTACGAGGACGTGACGTGTGGGAATGGACTCGACGCTGCGGAGACGCTGAGCCGAAGCGAACTGATCGTCCCGTTGGGGACCCACGGCGTGTTACTCACGGGAACCGAAGCCGTCGACGGGTTCGACGAGACGATGATCGAGCTGGTGCATATCTTGGCGGCCAACACCGAGGCCGCTCTGGATCGGGCCGAACGCGAACAGTTACTCCGCGATCACGATCGGACGCTCACTCGGAAAAACGAGGAGCTGACGCGACTCAACCACACGAACGAGATCGTCCGCGAGATCAACCACGGCATCGCACAGGCGTCGACGCGGGCGGAAATAGAGGAGACGGTGTGTGACCGCCTGGCCGAGACGGATCGATACCGGTTCGCCTGGATCGCCGCGAGCGACGACGAGCCGCCGGCACCGACCGCGTGGGCCGGCATCGACGCGGCTTACATCGACGGGATCCGCGATGACGGCGATTGCGCGCCGGAAATCGGACTGGTCCGCGACACGCTCGAATCGGCCGAGATACGGTTGGTTCGAAACGTCCTGGAAGACGCTCGATGGACCACACGGCGGAAGGAGGCGTTGACCTACGGCTTCCAGACGGTACTCGGTGTTCCGCTGGTCGCCGACGACCGGCGGTACGGCGTGCTGGTCGTCCACATCACGGGGACCGACTCGGTCGGCGAGCGCGAACGCGACGTGGTGGCCGAACTGGGGGAGACGATCGGCCACGCGATCCGATCCGTCGAGCGGACGCGGGCGATGGTGACCGACAGCCGGCTCGAACTCGAGCTCGCCGTCGAGGACTCGCGGCTGTTGTTCAACCGGCTCTCGGGTCGGATTCCGGATGCAGCACCGATAACGCTCGAGGGCGTCGTCGACCGCGGTGAGGCGGGTATCGTCCTGTTCGTCAGGGCACCGGAGACGGCGGCGCTCACGTCGCTGGCGACGGAGTGGGCGTCGATCGAGTCGCTCTCGGTCATCTCCGAGGGCGAGGAGGAGGCGCTCTTCGAACTGACGGTGACGGCAACCTCGTTTCTCGACGTCCTTCGGACCTACGACGTTCAAGTCCGGATGGCTACGGCAGAGAACGGGACGTCGACGGTCGTCCTCGAGGTCCCCCAAGGGGTCGAAACCCGATCATTGATCGACGCGATCAGGGAGGAGTACCCCGAGACTGACCTGGTCGCCAAGCGGGAGACGACACACACCCGCACGGCCAGACAGCTCGATACCTACCTCGCGGAGCGACTCACCGACAAGCAGTTCGAGGCCATGCAGGCGGCTCACTATAGCGGATTCTTCGAGTGGCCCCGAGAGAGTACCGGGGAGGACCTCGCGGACGCGCTCGACGTGTCGCCGCCGACGTATCACTACCACTTGCGGGCGGCCGAACGGAAGCTCGTCGGCCTGGCCTTCGAGGGCGGATCGAAGGAGTAG
- a CDS encoding CBS domain-containing protein: protein MRSFRIGSLFGIPIKLDLTFLLVLPLFAYLIGTQIEEVADLLNQGLEAGIEVGAITGGPVPWVLGLAAALGLFVGVVLHELGHSLTAQRYGFPIDSITLWLFGGIAAFSEMPEDWRKELNIAIAGPIVSVLVGVGSYGLFMLAPAVLGGASTELLNGTRFVLGYLAVLNVALAVFNMIPAFPMDGGRVLRALLARSKPYARATQQAASVGKLFAVFMGLFGLFAVNIILIGVAFFVFIAASSEAQQVTMRAAFQDVTVGDIMTPAADLHTVDPDATVENLIQRMFSERHTGYPVIESDSLDGERLIGLVTLTDAREVDPVEREAYTVEDVMTSDLETITPDSDAMTAIERMQENGIGRLLVVEDSDLVGLISRTDVMTAFDIVQQSGAVAPAPRPRSAD from the coding sequence ATGAGAAGTTTCCGGATCGGGTCCCTGTTCGGCATTCCGATCAAGCTCGACCTCACGTTCCTGCTGGTGCTTCCGCTGTTCGCGTACCTCATCGGAACGCAGATCGAGGAAGTCGCGGACCTACTGAACCAGGGCCTCGAAGCGGGAATCGAAGTGGGCGCTATCACCGGCGGACCGGTACCGTGGGTCCTCGGACTGGCCGCGGCGCTCGGACTGTTCGTCGGCGTCGTACTTCACGAGCTCGGCCACTCGCTGACGGCCCAGCGGTACGGGTTCCCGATTGACTCGATCACACTCTGGCTATTCGGCGGGATCGCCGCGTTCTCCGAGATGCCCGAAGACTGGCGCAAGGAACTCAATATCGCCATCGCCGGCCCGATCGTCAGCGTTCTGGTGGGCGTCGGTTCCTACGGTCTCTTCATGCTCGCGCCCGCGGTGCTCGGCGGCGCGTCGACGGAACTACTCAACGGGACGCGGTTCGTCCTCGGCTACCTCGCGGTGTTGAACGTCGCGCTCGCGGTCTTCAACATGATCCCCGCGTTCCCGATGGACGGCGGGCGGGTGCTGCGCGCGCTGCTGGCCCGCAGTAAGCCGTACGCGCGGGCGACTCAACAGGCCGCCAGCGTCGGCAAGCTGTTCGCGGTCTTTATGGGCCTGTTCGGACTCTTCGCGGTCAACATCATCCTCATCGGCGTCGCCTTCTTCGTCTTCATCGCCGCCTCGAGCGAGGCCCAGCAGGTGACGATGCGGGCCGCCTTCCAAGACGTCACCGTCGGCGACATCATGACGCCCGCAGCGGACCTCCACACCGTCGATCCCGACGCGACGGTCGAGAACCTGATCCAGCGGATGTTCTCCGAGCGCCACACGGGCTATCCGGTCATCGAAAGCGACTCGCTCGATGGCGAACGCCTCATCGGCCTGGTGACGCTAACCGACGCCCGCGAGGTCGACCCGGTCGAGCGCGAAGCGTACACCGTCGAGGACGTGATGACGAGCGATCTGGAGACGATCACGCCCGACTCGGACGCGATGACCGCGATCGAACGCATGCAGGAAAACGGCATCGGTCGCCTGCTCGTCGTCGAGGACAGCGATCTGGTCGGCCTGATTTCGCGGACCGACGTGATGACCGCCTTCGACATCGTCCAGCAGAGCGGTGCGGTCGCACCCGCACCTCGTCCCCGGTCAGCGGACTGA
- a CDS encoding MarR family transcriptional regulator: MVMKPNRDVDQIERLPTELSSDQAKLVFLYLAATDGATPTDLQYALRLRKLAILSVLQSLSSEGLVERTDAGYVTTDIDQASDASTGPISA, encoded by the coding sequence ATGGTGATGAAACCGAACCGCGACGTCGATCAAATCGAGCGCCTTCCGACCGAACTCAGCTCCGACCAGGCGAAGCTGGTCTTCCTCTATCTCGCGGCGACTGACGGTGCGACGCCGACCGACCTCCAATACGCACTGCGGCTTCGCAAACTGGCGATCCTGAGCGTTCTCCAGTCGCTGTCGAGCGAAGGCCTGGTCGAGCGGACCGACGCCGGCTACGTGACGACCGACATCGATCAGGCGTCCGACGCGTCGACCGGCCCAATCTCGGCGTAG